In Saccharomonospora marina XMU15, one genomic interval encodes:
- a CDS encoding alpha/beta hydrolase, whose amino-acid sequence MKRYLSGAACLLVLASTAACTAGSPTSEPTVPAGPVPAGLERFYSQRLDWGDCAPYATSETAEFVFAGEGLECARLTVPLDYSEPGSTTITLGVLRHRATETDERIGSLVLNPGGPGASGMTAAGNFSATMPQSPLTERFDLVGFDPRGIGASEPTVECLTAPERDADRADDTEVAGTVAEQEAEESAFADKCADRTEYGERMLANLGTRDVVRDLDVLRSTLGDEKLTYLGYSYGTRIGYTYAERFPGNVRALLLDGALDPEQDLVDSLVAQGEGFATAFDEFARWCAGQQDCALGTDPAAADTAYQDIVRPLIDNPIRSAGGRPLSYEDATTGTIAALYSQQQWPSLNTGLTEVKQGRGTTLLSLADMYNEREANGEYTTTQDAFVAIRCVDDPRVTDKAEILQAQRRYVEVAPFLDPGVPPSPARDACAFWPVPNSSEPHLPDVEGVPPALVISTTNDPATPYQAGVNLAKAMNGRLLTFEGTQHTVFLQGNACVDQAGIDYLVDGTLPREGTRCT is encoded by the coding sequence GTGAAACGCTACCTGTCCGGTGCGGCGTGTCTACTCGTCCTCGCGAGTACCGCGGCCTGCACGGCAGGCTCCCCGACATCGGAACCGACGGTGCCCGCGGGTCCGGTCCCCGCCGGGCTCGAGCGGTTCTACTCGCAGCGTCTCGACTGGGGCGACTGCGCGCCATACGCGACCTCGGAGACGGCTGAGTTCGTGTTCGCGGGCGAGGGACTGGAGTGTGCCCGGCTGACCGTGCCGCTGGACTACTCCGAGCCAGGGAGCACCACGATCACCCTCGGTGTGCTGCGACACAGAGCGACCGAAACCGACGAGCGGATCGGCTCGCTCGTTCTGAACCCGGGAGGGCCGGGAGCGTCCGGGATGACCGCAGCGGGCAACTTCTCCGCCACGATGCCGCAGAGCCCGCTGACCGAGCGCTTCGACCTCGTCGGTTTCGACCCGCGCGGGATCGGCGCGAGCGAACCGACCGTCGAGTGCCTGACCGCACCCGAACGCGATGCCGACCGGGCCGACGACACCGAGGTCGCGGGCACCGTCGCCGAGCAGGAGGCGGAGGAAAGCGCCTTCGCCGACAAGTGCGCCGACCGCACGGAGTACGGCGAGCGGATGCTGGCCAACCTCGGTACCCGCGACGTCGTGCGCGACCTCGACGTGCTGCGCTCCACCCTCGGCGACGAGAAGCTGACCTACCTCGGCTACTCCTACGGCACCCGCATCGGCTACACCTACGCCGAGCGTTTCCCCGGCAACGTCCGCGCGCTGCTGCTGGACGGCGCGTTGGACCCGGAACAGGACCTGGTGGACTCGCTCGTCGCGCAGGGCGAGGGATTCGCGACGGCGTTCGACGAGTTCGCGCGGTGGTGTGCGGGGCAGCAGGATTGCGCGCTGGGTACGGACCCGGCCGCGGCCGACACGGCGTACCAGGACATCGTCCGGCCGTTGATCGACAACCCGATCCGGTCGGCAGGTGGGCGTCCGCTCTCCTACGAGGACGCCACGACGGGCACCATCGCCGCGCTGTACTCGCAGCAGCAGTGGCCGTCGCTCAACACCGGACTCACCGAGGTCAAGCAGGGGCGTGGAACGACGTTGCTCTCGCTGGCCGACATGTACAACGAGCGCGAGGCCAACGGCGAGTACACCACCACCCAGGACGCGTTCGTGGCCATCCGTTGCGTCGACGACCCGAGGGTCACGGACAAGGCCGAGATCCTGCAGGCGCAGCGACGTTATGTGGAGGTGGCGCCATTCCTCGATCCGGGAGTGCCGCCGTCTCCGGCGAGGGACGCCTGCGCGTTCTGGCCGGTGCCGAACTCCTCCGAACCTCACCTGCCCGACGTCGAAGGCGTGCCGCCCGCACTGGTCATCTCCACGACGAACGATCCGGCGACGCCGTACCAGGCCGGGGTGAACCTCGCCAAGGCGATGAACGGCAGGCTGCTGACCTTCGAGGGCACCCAGCACACGGTGTTCCTGCAGGGCAACGCGTGCGTCGACCAGGCCGGTATCGACTACCTGGTGGACGGCACGCTGCCGCGCGAAGGCACCCGCTGCACCTAG